The Sebastes umbrosus isolate fSebUmb1 chromosome 23, fSebUmb1.pri, whole genome shotgun sequence genome contains a region encoding:
- the uhrf1bp1l gene encoding UHRF1-binding protein 1-like, with protein MAGLIKKQILKHLSRFAKNLSPDKINLSTLKGEGQLTNLELDEEVLQSLLDLPTWLAINRVECNKAAIRIPWTKLKTHPISLTLDKVVMEMSTCDEPRPPNGPSPIATASGQSEYGFAEKVVEGISLSINSIVIRISAKAFNASFELSQLQVYSVNTSWSISDLRFTRIQDPQRGEILTFKEISWQMIRIEADAIQSAEHEMLSAPIRLITNQSKIRVTLKRRIKDCNVVASKLILVLDDLLWVLTDSQLKAMVQYAKSLSEAMEKSAQQRKSMATEDQESSAPPSDKQVRTQQASTAADQSATMANLFSAYDVCETSHHLQITHLDLHICDDIHVKDKVSNKRITGGAMQLSFSSITLDYYPFHRAGDSCAHWMHYSEATKTREGWARSLLDEFKTNVEMLKSAVRDQPGPTPPQGSPQHVSLRDDVYGPLGSQERAGGGGEGVGLREADGGLLEWSPHTQPPAQCCWCLEPGKINTSSSASFSPPLPQSSKTQLTSSSVVLRIADFSIYQVSTADQRRSSPKTMISCNKKSLYLPPEMPAIHVEFTEYYFPDGKDYPIPCPNLYAQLNALQLVLDPRSLVWLNLFALDLRQSLQQFMEIYKLSDSQKPEEHVDIKVDGLMLKLVIPTDRDASCPADLPRSISVQTSEMVATNTRHPANCTRSHLEALLQAFEEEPFFSPCFTSFPRSSSSLPLLHPVFQRHAHEQDTKLHDIYRGLVAPSLGTDALKMPACADFWALHFAQFWVDYEGTRGGKGRPQPFVDSFPLTMWAGQPAKIVQHQERLRVAAGSVLSRSTSGESVTRLQRKRLLKDYYSTQNATEPPSNGLHKPLSLDSLPSSSSPSSSSSKDADLHVLVHVQKHLSAQVSHRQYVFLMHLQRSIKALQHTLQQDLEEMGCKKDRKDPSQRPADHQPFTACLGLLLKSAEVSLLLKPVPQPEGSRSPMGSELSPSESRGTLEPGSDAGEGAEKGSDGAGSGSEGGGGGAKGACTVDQLLCAEGLEGGASHGPAPLIPNSTTSNHKASVDGRTSAKNSGRRSSDEGGEVVVDGLVGGEDDSKAQTSDPLSDWSDKDQAAAAKMPQSVSRKGSLSVVSDLLSSSNSSRSTSLYSMSNIGRLMRDRSQSSFSVSYKNMKKSPSLQSLDNISIDSYLMEDGDAYSLLERDDVSMSGFKDAISEQSATESATEAVTGQEQEGGVSPDTVSATSQSIDDATKDIVSVLVLKVQSVCVAMEALGESTAVALQVGQVTPNQMGNVSLRQYLSNRSLGMVCSVPIPAQSSQAGGELRSASAGGLHGPEVRARLESGPCAAAHSPLAERNGFLQLRLHGYQASFLMSTLRNMAHFLEDDSAPQVLPMEISVRDTHVNLKDDGPRDNPSDSESSPITLHVDSLVIHRRDDGSFSIGVDTAAENQPRVDDALIDSALTPVAEGVGGVFAIPKATQTQAPPTSPPPSSREKMLVEENECLKVELSRTKMALAEAQMEKDSLLHRMKNLKVNTS; from the exons GTTTGCTAAGAACTTGTCGCCGGACAAGATCAACCTGAGCACGCTGAAGGGGGAGGGTCAGCTGACCAACCTGGAGCTGGACGAGGAGGTTCTCCAGAGCCTGCTGGACCTGCCCACCTGGCTCGCCATCAACCGCGTGGAATGCAACAAGGCCGCCATCAGG ATACCATGGACAAAGTTGAAGACTCACCCAATCTCTCTG ACTCTGGATAAAGTGGTGATGGAGATGAGCACCTGTGATGAGCCCCGCCCCCCCAATGGCCCGTCTCCCATAGCAACAGCGTCAGGACAAAG TGAATATGGCTTTGCTGAGAAGGTGGTAGAGGGGATCTCACTGTCCATCAACTCCATCGTCATCAGGATCAGTGCCAAGGCCTTTAACGCCTCCTTCGAGCTCTCCCAGCTGCAGGTCTACAGCGTCAACACCAGCTGGAGCATCAGTGACCTGCGATTCACCCGCATCCAGGACCCTCAGAGGGGAGAG ATCCTGACGTTCAAGGAGATCAGCTGGCAGATGATCCGTATCGAGGCTGACGCCATCCAGAGCGCCGAGCACGAGATGTTGAGCGCCCCCATTCGCCTCATCACCAACCAGTCCAAGATCAGAGTCACTCTCAAGAGACGG ATTAAGGACTGTAACGTGGTGGCCTCCAAGCTGATTCTGGTCCTGGACGACCTGCTGTGGGTGCTGACCGACTCCCAGCTCAAAGCCATGGTGCAGTATGCCAAGTCTCTCAGCGAGGCCATGGAGAAGTCGGCGCAGCAGAGGAAGAGCATGGCCACGGAGGACCAG GAGTCATCAGCTCCACCCTCGGACAAGCAGGTGCGCACCCAGCAGGCGTCCACGGCAGCCGACCAGAGCGCCACCATGGCCAATCTGTTCAGCGCCTACGACGTGTGCGAGACGTCCCACCACCTCCAGATCACACACCTCGACCTGCACATCTGCGACGACATCCACGTTAAGGATAAAG TGAGCAATAAGAGGATAACGGGCGGAGCCATGCAGCTTTCCTTCAGCTCCATCACTCTGGACTACTACCCGTTCCACAGAGCAG gtGACAGTTGTGCCCACTGGATGCACTACAGCGAGGCCACCAAGACCAGAGAGGGCTGGGCCCGGAGTCTGCTCGATGAGTTCAAGACCAACGTGGAGATGTTGAAGAGCGCGGTTCGAGACCAGCCGGGACCGACCCCGCCGCAGGGTTCCCCTCAACacg tgtccCTTAGGGACGATGTGTATGGGCCTCTAGGAAGTcaagagagagcaggaggaggaggagaaggagtagGGCTTAGGGAGGCTGATGGAGGACTCCTAGAGTGGagcccacacacacagcctccggCCCAGTGCTGCTGGTGCCTAGAGCCAG gtaaaataaacacctccTCCAGCGCTTCCTTCagtcctcctctccctcagaGCTCCAAGACCCAGCTCACGTCCAGCTCTGTTGTCCTCAGGATTGCTGACTTCAGCATCTACCAG GTGTCAACAGCGGACCAGCGCCGCTCCAGCCCCAAGACCATGATCTCCTGCAATAAGAAGTCCTTGTACCTTCCTCCAGAGATGCCGGCCATTCATGTCGAGTTCACAGAGTACTACTTCCCTGATGGCAAAGACTACCCCA TCCCGTGCCCTAACCTGTATGCCCAGCTGAATGCACTGCAGCTGGTTCTGGATCCTCGCAGCCTGGTGTGGCTCAACCTCTTCGCCCTGGacctcaggcaaagtctgcagcaGTTCATGGAGATCTACAAGCTCAGCGACTCGCAGAAACCCGAAGAGCACGTCGACATCAAGGTCGACGGCCTCATGCTCAAG CTGGTGATTCCCACCGATCGGGACGCCTCCTGTCCCGCGGACCTGCCTCGCTCCATCTCCGTGCAGACCTCAGAAATGGTGGCCACGAACACCCGGCACCCGGCTAACTGCACCCGCTCCCACCTCGAGGCCCTCCTGCAGGCCTTTGAAGAGGAGccctttttctctccctgtttCACCTCATTCcctcgctcctcctcctccttacccCTCCTCCATCCCGTCTTCCAACGCCACGCTCACGAACAAGACACCAAGCTCCACGACATCTACCGAGGCCTGGTGGCTCCTTCGTTGGGCACAGACGCCCTGAAGATGCCGGCTTGCGCTGACTTTTGGGCGTTGCACTTTGCCCAGTTCTGGGTGGACTACGAAGGCACCCGCGGGGGCAAGGGGCGGCCGCAGCCCTTTGTGGACTCCTTCCCTCTCACCATGTGGGCGGGTCAGCCCGCGAAGATCGTCCAGCACCAGGAGAGGCTCAGAGTTGCTGCTGGATCGGTTTTGTCCAGGAGCACGTCTGGAGAGTCCGTGACACGTCTGCAGAGGAAACGATTATTAAAGGACTATTACAGTACACAAAATGCAACAGAGCCTCCTAGCAACGGACTCCATAAACCCCTCTCATTGGACAGtctgccttcctcctcctctccttcgtCATCATCAAGTAAAGATGCAGATCTGCATGTATTGGTGCACGTGCAGAAGCATTTAAGTGCTCAG GTGAGCCACCGGCAGTATGTGTTTCTGATGCATCTCCAGCGCAGCATCAAAGCCCTGCAGCACACGCTACAGCAGGATCTGGAGGAGATGGGCTGCAAGAAGGACCGCAAGGATCCCTCTCAGCGTCCCGCAGACCACCAGCCCTTCACCGCCTGCCTGGGCCTCCTGCTGAAGAGTGCCGAGGTGTCCCTGCTCCTGAAGCCCGTCCCCCAGCCCGAGGGTTCAAGGTCTCCTATGGGGTCCGAGCTCTCCCCCTCAGAGAGCAGAGGAACCCTGGAGCCTGGGAGCGATGCGGGAGAGGGGGCGGAGAAGGGGAGCGATGGAGCTGGATCTGGgtctgaaggaggaggaggaggagccaaaGGAGCGTGCACTGTAGACCAGCTGTTATGTGCTGAAGGATTGGAGGGCGGAGCCTCACATGGTCCCGCCCCTCTCATCCCCAACTCAACTACATCGAATCACAAAGCGTCAGTGGATGGGAGGACTTCCGCTAAGAACTCTGGGAGGCGGAGTTCAGATGAAGGGGGCgaggtggtggtggatgggctAGTCGGAGGTGAAGATGACTCTAAAGCCCAGACGAGCGACCCCCTGTCTGACTGGAGCGACAAAGACCAGGCTGCAGCCGCAAAGATGCCTCAGTCAGTATCCAG GAAAGGAAGTTTGTCTGTGGTTTCTGATCTCCTCAGCTCCTCAAACTCCAGCAGATCCACCTCCCTTTATTCCATGTCCAACAT TGGTCGTTTGATGCGGGATCGCTCCCAGTCCAGTTTCTCTGTGTCCTATAAGAACATGAAGAAGAGCCCGTCCCTGCAGTCGCTGGACAACATCTCCATAGACAGCTACCTGATGGAGGACGGAGACGCGTACAGTCTGCTGGAGAGAG ATGACGTGTCCATGTCAGGCTTCAAGGATGCCATCAGCGAGCAGAGTGCCACTGAGAGTGCCACCGAGGCAGTGACTGGTCAGGAGCAGGAAGGAGGCGTGTCCCCCGACACCGTCAGCGCTACCTCCCAGAGCATCGACGATGCCACCAAAGATATA GTGTCGGTGCTAGTGTTGAAGGTGCAGTCTGTGTGCGTAGCCATGGAGGCGCTGGGCGAGAGCACGGCCGTGGCTCTGCAGGTCGGCCAGGTCACGCCCAACCAGATGGGCAACGTCAGCCTGAGACAGTACCTCAGCAACCGCAGCCTGG GTATGGTGTGTTCAGTACCAATACCTGCTCAAAGCAGCCAAG CTGGCGGTGAGCTCCGCTCTGCGTCCGCCGGGGGCCTCCACGGTCCAGAGGTGCGAGCTCGCCTCGAGAGCGGGCCCTGCGCCGCCGCTCACTCCCCGCTGGCCGAGCGCAACGGCTTCCTGCAGCTGCGTCTCCACGGCTACCAGGCGAGCTTCCTGATGTCCACGCTGCGCAACATGGCTCACTTCCTGGAGGACGACTCGGCGCCGCAGGTGCTGCCCATGGAGATCAGTGTCAGGGACACGCACGTCAACTTAAAG
- the LOC119482728 gene encoding complement C1q-like protein 2 encodes MERVFLLLLTVSSSLCAGNYSHLGTGTSMAVCQPDTCALLSEVAAMGEKLAAMTQTQSTLERNLGAMMQKMANVEASLQTCKSQIEELRKINQAQDEQLKALVGVTSASASRMAFTAALGTSAGPFEHDTPLQYQRILSNIGSGYNPATGIFTAMVRGMYYFSYTMFNNNSGQPNSVVSLMMNSQKMVSTWDTVGDVGHDSATNAAVVQLEAGDSVFVKIYANRVLYDDGYYYNTFSGFLLFTL; translated from the coding sequence ATGGAGCGTGTGTTCCTCCTGTTGCTGACGGTTTCCAGCAGCCTGTGCGCTGGGAATTACAGCCACCTGGGGACTGGGACCAGCATGGCGGTCTGCCAACCTGACACCTGCGCCCTGCTCAGCGAGGTGGCAGCCATGGGGGAGAAGCTGGCAGCCATGACGCAAACGCAGAGCACGCTCGAGCGAAACCTCGGTGCAATGATGCAGAAAATGGCCAACGTCGAAGCCAGCTTGCAGACGTGCAAAAGCCAAATCGAGGAGCTGCGGAAGATCAACCAGGCTCAGGACGAGCAGCTGAAGGCGCTCGTAGGCGTCACGTCCGCGAGCGCGTCGAGGATGGCTTTCACCGCCGCTTTGGGAACCTCGGCGGGCCCGTTTGAACATGACACGCCGCTTCAGTATCAAAGAATCCTCTCCAACATCGGCAGCGGCTACAACCCCGCCACCGGCATCTTCACGGCCATGGTGCGGGGGATGTACTACTTCAGCTACACCATGTTCAACAACAACTCGGGACAGCCCAACTCGGTGGTGTCCCTGATGATGAACAGCCAGAAGATGGTGTCCACCTGGGACACGGTGGGCGACGTAGGCCACGACAGCGCGACCAACGCAGCGGTGGTGCAGCTGGAGGCCGGGGACAGCGTGTTTGTGAAGATCTACGCGAACAGAGTGCTCTACGACGACGGATATTACTACAACACCTTCAGCGGCTTCCTGCTCTTCACCTTGTGA